The sequence CGAAGCCACCTTCTGCGCGGCGGACCTTGGAGATCGCAAATGTCAGGCCTGCACTCACTGGATCGCTGTCCGGTGTCAGATCATGGCCATACAGCGGCAAACCAGCCTCAAGCCGTAACGAATCCCGCGCGCCCAGACCGATGGGCTTCACTTCATCCATCGCAACCAGCGCTTCAGCCAGTTTCTCGGCAAATTCACCGGGGATGGAGATTTCGAAGCCATCTTCGCCGGTATATCCAGCGCGGCTGATCCATAGCGGCACGCCGTCCCAATCAAACAACCCGGCCTGCATGAATTTGAGCTCGGTCGCGCTGGGCGCAATACGCGCCATCGCCGTCGCCGCTGTCGGCCCTTGCAGAGCCAGCAGCGCCTGATCGGCATGGTGATTGAGCGTCAGGTCCTCCGGCAGCGCCTCGTAAAGATAGGCAATGTCGTCCCACTTCATCGCGCCGTTCACCACCATCGCGAGATGCTGGCCGGTATTGGTCACGATCAAATCGTCGAGGATGCCGCCATTGTCGTCCAGCAGCAGCGAGTAACGCATGCGGCCCGGCTTCAATGCTGAGATATCCCCCGGCAGAATGGTTTCGAGAGCCTCCGCCCCGCCTTCACCCTCAAGCGTAAGCTGGCCCATATGGCTGACATCGAACAGGCCAGCATGCTCGCGCGTCCAGAGATGTTCGGCAATGATGCCCTCATACTGGATCGGCA comes from Altererythrobacter sp. ZODW24 and encodes:
- the gcvT gene encoding glycine cleavage system aminomethyltransferase GcvT; amino-acid sequence: MTDENQNTEQDLDEVVETEALPLDAWHRGQGARMVEFAGYHMPIQYEGIIAEHLWTREHAGLFDVSHMGQLTLEGEGGAEALETILPGDISALKPGRMRYSLLLDDNGGILDDLIVTNTGQHLAMVVNGAMKWDDIAYLYEALPEDLTLNHHADQALLALQGPTAATAMARIAPSATELKFMQAGLFDWDGVPLWISRAGYTGEDGFEISIPGEFAEKLAEALVAMDEVKPIGLGARDSLRLEAGLPLYGHDLTPDSDPVSAGLTFAISKVRRAEGGFAGSDRILKLLADGAPTTRIGLSLEGRQAAREGAEVYADDTKVGVITSGGFSPSLQHPIAMAMVNTKYSFSDNLEIEMRGKRLPAKITKMPFVPTRYFR